A single window of Asticcacaulis sp. AND118 DNA harbors:
- the kdgD gene encoding 5-dehydro-4-deoxyglucarate dehydratase produces MAGIGPKEMAQTIGTGLLSFPVTHFDAENRFDETPYREHCAWMLEKPLAGLFAAGGTGEFFSLSLTEVRDVVAAAVEETNGKAPVVAGCGYGTQIAIELAQSAEQSGADGILLLPPYLISGKQDGFEAHIDAVCKSTKLGVIVYNRDNGIIEDEALARLCDNNPNLVGYKDGVGDIELMTRIYTRLGDRLTYIGGLPTAETFAAPYLKLGVTTYSSAIFNFLPDWALDFYTAVRAEDQAAVLAGLRDFVMPYVALRNKGKGYAVSIVKAGMQAIGRSAGSVRTPLSDLSEAEVEELRALIARVQPAALKTAA; encoded by the coding sequence ATGGCTGGTATCGGCCCCAAGGAAATGGCGCAAACGATTGGCACGGGCCTCCTGTCTTTCCCCGTCACGCATTTCGATGCGGAAAACCGCTTTGACGAGACCCCTTACCGCGAACACTGCGCCTGGATGCTGGAAAAGCCGCTGGCCGGCCTGTTTGCCGCGGGCGGCACGGGTGAGTTCTTCTCGCTCAGCCTGACCGAGGTGCGCGACGTGGTTGCGGCTGCCGTGGAAGAGACCAATGGCAAGGCGCCGGTCGTCGCTGGTTGCGGCTACGGCACGCAGATCGCCATCGAACTGGCGCAGTCGGCCGAACAGAGCGGCGCGGACGGCATCCTGCTGCTGCCGCCCTATCTGATCAGCGGCAAGCAGGACGGGTTCGAAGCCCATATCGATGCCGTGTGCAAATCGACCAAGCTGGGCGTCATCGTCTATAACCGCGACAACGGCATCATCGAGGATGAAGCTCTGGCCCGACTGTGCGACAACAATCCCAATCTGGTCGGTTATAAGGACGGGGTGGGCGATATCGAACTGATGACGCGTATCTATACGCGCCTCGGTGACCGCCTCACCTATATCGGCGGTTTGCCGACGGCGGAAACCTTCGCCGCGCCGTATCTCAAGCTGGGCGTGACCACCTATTCATCGGCCATCTTCAACTTCCTCCCCGATTGGGCGCTCGACTTCTACACCGCCGTGCGCGCCGAGGATCAGGCCGCCGTGCTGGCCGGTCTGCGCGATTTCGTCATGCCGTACGTTGCGCTGCGCAACAAGGGCAAGGGCTACGCCGTCTCGATCGTCAAGGCCGGGATGCAGGCCATCGGCCGCTCCGCCGGGTCGGTGCGCACACCGCTCAGCGACCTCAGCGAAGCGGAGGTCGAGGAACTGAGGGCCCTGATCGCCAGGGTCCAGCCTGCGGCTCTGAAGACCGCCGCCTGA
- a CDS encoding LacI family DNA-binding transcriptional regulator, whose product MAASVTLNDVAKAAGVSIASASRAINGLDNVTEEVRARVLAAAGQLKYVPHGAARSLAMSRTNTIGVILPDIYGEFFSEIIRGIDVGARAGGLHILVSGSHGDLNEAIVAARSMAGRVDGLLVMAPYADAGELAGKLPVNLPLVMMGGVGGQADLPSLVVDNHGGALEAVRHLVEQGCRRIAHIAGPESNLEAQDRLRGYLDGLKEAGRAEAGFEPRVLPGDFTEATGYAAIQALLTQDDMPDGLFAANDMMALGASLALREAGLSIPGDVAVIGFDDIPVTRYASPPISTLRAGVFDIGRRSLELLSALIERGGTESPSSAASLIVRPELVVRASSRRR is encoded by the coding sequence ATGGCGGCAAGCGTAACGCTGAATGACGTGGCGAAGGCGGCGGGTGTATCCATCGCTTCGGCCTCGCGCGCCATCAACGGCCTCGACAATGTCACCGAAGAGGTGCGCGCGCGCGTTCTGGCGGCCGCGGGTCAACTGAAATATGTGCCGCACGGGGCGGCGCGGTCGCTGGCCATGAGTCGCACCAACACCATCGGCGTCATCCTGCCCGACATCTATGGCGAGTTCTTCTCGGAAATCATCCGCGGCATCGATGTCGGTGCGCGGGCGGGCGGGTTGCATATTCTGGTGTCGGGTTCGCACGGCGATCTCAATGAGGCCATTGTTGCCGCTCGCTCCATGGCTGGGCGTGTGGACGGTCTGCTGGTCATGGCACCCTATGCGGATGCCGGGGAACTGGCGGGCAAGCTGCCGGTCAATCTGCCGCTGGTGATGATGGGGGGCGTCGGCGGTCAGGCCGACCTGCCCAGCCTCGTGGTCGATAATCACGGCGGCGCTCTGGAGGCCGTGCGGCATCTGGTCGAACAGGGCTGCCGCCGTATCGCCCATATCGCCGGACCCGAAAGCAATCTGGAGGCGCAGGATCGCCTGCGCGGTTATCTCGATGGCCTAAAAGAAGCCGGAAGGGCCGAGGCGGGATTTGAACCGCGTGTTCTGCCGGGCGATTTCACCGAGGCCACGGGCTATGCCGCCATTCAGGCCCTGCTGACGCAGGACGACATGCCGGACGGCCTGTTCGCCGCTAACGACATGATGGCGCTCGGCGCCTCGCTGGCCCTGCGTGAGGCCGGCTTGTCGATTCCGGGCGACGTGGCGGTGATCGGCTTCGACGACATTCCGGTGACGCGCTACGCCTCGCCGCCGATCTCGACTTTACGGGCAGGCGTATTCGACATTGGTCGGCGCAGCCTTGAACTTTTATCCGCGCTTATCGAGCGTGGCGGCACGGAAAGCCCGTCTTCCGCCGCCAGCCTGATCGTGCGGCCCGAACTGGTGGTGCGCGCCTCAAGCCGCCGCCGATAA
- a CDS encoding TonB-dependent receptor — translation MLHQSQARQAKTWGLRPRGLSMGVSGVALAAALIMATPVMAAESDATLQGRATAAPAGTTVTATDTNTGAKTTATVSADGRYAIFGLRPGNYSITFTSPDGTTRTETAALPVGQSTVVDVDMAAPVADSTVQEVTVVASRRNNPRQSEVSTSLSRAQIENLPQNGRNFLNFAALAPGVSVSSDPERKTFQAGATSANQVNVFIDGMSQKNQVLQGGVAGQDASRGNPFPQLAVQEFKVSTQNFKAEYEQAGSAIISAVTKTGGRDFHGTIFGTLQTKDMIGQPYYETGEKKDYKNEEYGFDIGGPIIRDKLHFYVSYEGRKDSRPTDAVTMPAADRLGGNTALASALASAYNGSFPKDFKQDMWFGKLTWFVDENNTVDLIVRDRKEDDVRGFGGFTAQTRGNTLNQQIQGATLKWKMRSGNVLNEMSLDYQDVQWRNSPLTTTPAITLTNGTNIGDVRAAFGGVPYSQEKSQKNTTFKNDITFSGVEWNGTHVIKAGIKVAKYEYVAEENDRRLNPEYFYDAATYTLGGTNTPYAVKIASGDPRITSENMQYGLYIQDDWTVDEHWTFNLGLRWDYEDNMLNNKYVTPADVVTALKAAVGFNKAFNVNDYISTGSNRESFKGAFQPRLGFSYDVNGDRDLVIFGGAGRYYDRNIFDSAQLEERRTRLYVAQIDFNSTTPWNPSYFGNPQALVDLAAAKNLKGELILLNNDVKVPYSDQFNLGVRKRFGDVNTSVSLSHIKSKNLFNYVLGNRRADGSWCQYGSQYACQPWGEANGAPGYGNIIVSVSDREAKYNAIYLTADKAWTPATKYGFSATLTMTDAKMTGHNDQFIFDYANPRDTGWHAAEGVDKWRFVGTFIVSGPWDTRISAIATRASGVPFASIDETGPALRIIDAAFFPKRDFRQVDLRISKDFNLPNGNVVTLDGQVYNLFDTINYRYSGWTGGFNNGMGASFRPDDNAQVGPARSFQVGLTYKW, via the coding sequence ATGCTGCATCAATCTCAGGCAAGACAAGCGAAGACCTGGGGGCTGCGCCCCAGAGGTTTAAGCATGGGTGTTTCCGGCGTCGCGCTGGCGGCCGCGCTGATCATGGCGACACCGGTCATGGCTGCGGAATCGGACGCCACGCTTCAGGGGCGCGCTACCGCCGCGCCGGCGGGCACGACCGTCACGGCCACCGACACCAATACCGGCGCGAAAACCACAGCAACCGTGAGCGCCGATGGCCGCTACGCCATCTTTGGCCTGCGTCCGGGCAACTACAGCATCACCTTCACTTCGCCGGACGGCACGACCCGCACCGAGACGGCCGCCCTGCCGGTCGGTCAGTCGACGGTGGTCGATGTGGACATGGCCGCGCCCGTCGCCGATAGCACGGTGCAGGAGGTGACCGTCGTCGCCTCGCGCCGTAACAACCCGCGCCAGTCGGAAGTTTCGACCTCGCTTTCGCGCGCCCAGATCGAAAACCTGCCGCAGAACGGTCGCAACTTCCTCAACTTCGCGGCGCTGGCCCCCGGCGTCTCGGTGTCTTCCGATCCGGAGCGAAAGACCTTTCAGGCCGGCGCCACCAGCGCTAATCAGGTCAACGTCTTCATCGACGGCATGAGCCAGAAGAATCAGGTGCTGCAAGGCGGCGTGGCCGGCCAGGACGCCTCGCGCGGCAACCCGTTCCCGCAACTGGCCGTGCAGGAGTTCAAGGTCTCGACCCAGAACTTCAAGGCGGAGTACGAACAGGCCGGTTCGGCTATCATCTCGGCTGTGACCAAGACCGGTGGTCGTGACTTCCACGGCACAATCTTCGGCACGCTCCAGACCAAGGATATGATCGGTCAGCCCTATTACGAGACGGGCGAAAAGAAGGACTATAAGAACGAGGAATACGGCTTTGACATCGGCGGGCCGATCATCCGCGACAAGCTGCATTTCTATGTATCCTATGAAGGGCGCAAGGACTCGCGGCCGACCGACGCCGTGACCATGCCTGCCGCCGATCGTCTGGGCGGTAATACGGCGCTCGCCTCTGCTCTGGCCTCGGCCTACAACGGCAGCTTCCCGAAGGACTTCAAGCAGGACATGTGGTTCGGCAAACTGACGTGGTTTGTCGATGAAAACAACACAGTCGATCTGATCGTGCGCGATCGTAAGGAAGACGATGTGCGTGGTTTTGGCGGCTTCACGGCGCAGACGCGCGGCAATACGCTCAATCAGCAGATTCAGGGCGCCACGCTGAAGTGGAAGATGCGCAGTGGCAATGTCCTCAACGAGATGTCGCTGGACTATCAGGATGTACAGTGGCGCAACAGCCCCTTGACGACGACCCCGGCCATCACTCTGACGAACGGCACCAATATCGGCGATGTCCGCGCAGCTTTTGGGGGCGTGCCCTATTCGCAGGAAAAGTCGCAGAAAAACACCACGTTCAAGAATGACATCACCTTTTCGGGTGTGGAATGGAACGGCACGCACGTTATCAAGGCCGGCATCAAGGTGGCCAAGTACGAATACGTCGCCGAAGAAAATGACCGCCGTCTGAACCCGGAATATTTTTATGATGCCGCCACCTACACACTGGGGGGCACCAATACACCTTATGCGGTGAAAATTGCTTCGGGGGATCCGCGCATCACGTCGGAAAACATGCAGTACGGCCTGTATATTCAGGACGACTGGACCGTGGACGAGCACTGGACCTTCAATCTCGGCCTGCGCTGGGATTACGAAGACAATATGCTCAACAACAAGTACGTCACCCCGGCGGATGTTGTCACGGCGCTTAAGGCCGCCGTTGGTTTCAACAAGGCGTTCAATGTCAACGACTATATCTCGACTGGCTCTAACCGTGAATCGTTCAAGGGCGCATTCCAGCCGCGTCTGGGGTTCTCGTATGACGTCAATGGCGACCGCGATCTGGTCATCTTCGGCGGTGCGGGCCGTTACTACGACCGCAATATCTTCGACTCGGCACAACTCGAAGAACGCCGTACACGCCTCTACGTGGCGCAGATCGATTTCAACAGCACGACGCCATGGAACCCCAGTTACTTCGGTAACCCGCAGGCGCTGGTCGACCTGGCGGCTGCCAAGAACCTCAAGGGCGAACTGATCCTGCTCAACAACGACGTGAAGGTGCCCTATTCTGACCAGTTCAATCTGGGTGTGCGCAAGCGCTTCGGCGATGTGAACACCTCGGTCTCGCTGTCGCACATCAAGTCGAAGAACCTCTTCAACTACGTGCTGGGCAACCGCCGTGCCGATGGTTCATGGTGTCAGTATGGGTCGCAGTATGCCTGTCAGCCGTGGGGTGAAGCCAATGGAGCGCCCGGCTATGGCAATATCATCGTTTCCGTCAGTGACCGTGAAGCCAAGTATAATGCCATCTACCTGACCGCCGACAAGGCGTGGACGCCGGCGACCAAATACGGCTTCTCCGCTACCTTGACGATGACGGACGCCAAGATGACCGGGCATAACGACCAGTTCATTTTCGACTACGCCAATCCGCGCGATACGGGCTGGCATGCGGCTGAGGGTGTGGACAAGTGGCGTTTTGTGGGCACGTTCATTGTGTCGGGCCCGTGGGATACGCGCATCTCGGCCATTGCTACCCGCGCTTCGGGTGTGCCCTTTGCCTCGATCGACGAGACTGGCCCGGCGCTGCGTATCATCGATGCGGCCTTCTTCCCGAAGCGTGACTTCCGTCAGGTCGATCTGCGTATATCCAAGGACTTCAACCTGCCGAACGGCAATGTCGTGACCCTGGACGGGCAAGTCTATAATCTGTTCGACACGATTAACTATCGTTACTCCGGCTGGACCGGCGGCTTCAATAACGGCATGGGCGCATCCTTCCGTCCCGACGACAATGCTCAGGTCGGTCCGGCGCGCTCCTTCCAGGTGGGCCTGACCTACAAGTGGTAA